Genomic DNA from Bacillus horti:
CGGTGGACACCCTTGTCTTAAGCTAATAGCTACTACTGCCTTCGCTATTCGGGACTTGAACCCTATAGATAGCGCACATGCTGGGCGCACATAAATAAACACCAAGGCTGCTAGAGCCTTGGTGCTTGAACGAATACTTTTTTACAGTCTAAGAATTTATAAAATTTGATACAATGATTTCTTCAAGTTTTATAAATTCTGGCTGCATGTAAAGCTTCCTCTAATGATGGACTAGACAACCTCTTCGAGAGGCTTCAATAGAAGCTTTTCTTATAACAACTACTTTATAGCTACAAGAATGATACTATTCATCAAGAAGCCGCCCATTATCATGCCATTGACCGTACATTTTGTTTTCTTTCGTATTTTGAATGAACTTGTCTAATCTGCTGTTATATAAATCAGAATCGCTTTTGATGCTTTGAATGGTGTCAATCCGAATTCTTTTATACAAATCGGGAAATCTAACAAAATTCTCATACACTTCCTTATCTTCTTTTAACCTAACCTCTATGTCTTTATCTATTTGAAGAGAGCCCTCTCCCATATCAGGAAGCACTTTTCTTCCCTCATCCGTCATTAACCCAAGCCTTTCAAGTCGGCGAGCACGTTCCTTATTCAGCTCTGTCCAGTTACTTTTTTTAGCTCTAGGTGATAATCTTTGCGCCGTTTGGGTTTCAGATATTTTCTTTTTCGTTCCATCA
This window encodes:
- a CDS encoding YdeI/OmpD-associated family protein, with the translated sequence MEVENLLTVKSREELRSWLQENAKFEKFCWVIVSVSPKPDTVLYLDAVEECLCFGWIDGTKKKISETQTAQRLSPRAKKSNWTELNKERARRLERLGLMTDEGRKVLPDMGEGSLQIDKDIEVRLKEDKEVYENFVRFPDLYKRIRIDTIQSIKSDSDLYNSRLDKFIQNTKENKMYGQWHDNGRLLDE